One Bosea sp. 685 DNA segment encodes these proteins:
- a CDS encoding gamma-glutamyltransferase family protein: MTRMHGRRPTMSSRHGMVAAAHPLAAQAGARLLAQGGNAFDAIAATAAALNVVEPFMSSLFGMGSATMWVAAESRIRVLDFVPPIQASFPAERFSKRSDLERGALSVAMPGNLAGWCEIAAQYGRKPLSDILAPAIALAQGGFPLAEFGVDEFNEQAPLLQAWPELYPAFAQAYLPDGGPVKLGTLLRQPDLARTLSEIAANGPEHLYRGALGERIVAHLAALGGTMTMADLAAVAPRWREPLSASYRGLDIHVPPPTCEAFQFLLSLRILEGFDLGSLPKDGPEHLDLVYRAIRLAAGIRIAHNNPSPEKLTEILSDTFVERLRARVRNGQPVTGPTEQWTPQDGEDPAHTTSFSVGDSEGNLICITNSLGAPFGSGIVVPGTGLCLNNFLYWADVQTGSPNRSRAGSELPMCMSPSISTRDGKPVLALGTPGSYGIMQTQAQAMVQYLDFALPLQEAIEAPRARLWDGRFIQAENRIAPETIAELQRRGHAIEAFDVGWTMRCGGMQAVARDPATGVMTGAADPRRDGYVVAV, encoded by the coding sequence ATGACGCGTATGCATGGCCGCCGCCCGACGATGAGCTCCCGCCACGGCATGGTCGCCGCCGCCCATCCCCTGGCAGCGCAGGCCGGCGCGCGCCTGCTCGCCCAGGGCGGCAACGCCTTTGATGCCATCGCCGCGACGGCAGCGGCGCTCAACGTGGTCGAGCCCTTCATGTCGAGCCTGTTCGGCATGGGCTCGGCGACGATGTGGGTCGCGGCCGAGAGCCGCATCCGGGTGCTCGATTTCGTGCCGCCGATCCAGGCGAGCTTCCCGGCCGAGCGCTTCAGCAAGCGCTCCGACCTGGAACGCGGCGCGCTCTCGGTCGCCATGCCGGGCAACCTCGCCGGCTGGTGCGAGATCGCCGCGCAATACGGCCGCAAGCCGCTGAGCGACATCCTGGCTCCGGCCATCGCGCTCGCGCAAGGCGGCTTCCCGCTCGCCGAGTTCGGCGTTGACGAGTTCAACGAGCAGGCACCGTTGCTCCAGGCCTGGCCCGAGCTCTATCCGGCCTTCGCCCAGGCCTATCTGCCCGATGGCGGCCCGGTGAAGCTCGGCACGCTGCTGCGCCAGCCCGACCTCGCGCGCACCCTCTCCGAGATCGCGGCGAACGGCCCCGAGCATCTCTATCGCGGCGCGCTCGGCGAGCGCATCGTCGCGCATCTCGCCGCGCTCGGCGGCACGATGACGATGGCCGATCTCGCCGCGGTCGCCCCACGCTGGCGCGAGCCGCTGAGCGCCTCCTATCGCGGCCTGGACATCCATGTGCCGCCGCCGACCTGCGAGGCCTTCCAGTTCCTGCTATCCCTGCGAATTCTCGAGGGCTTCGATCTCGGCAGCCTGCCCAAGGATGGGCCGGAGCATCTCGATCTGGTCTACCGCGCCATCCGGCTCGCGGCCGGCATCCGCATCGCCCACAACAACCCCTCGCCCGAAAAACTCACCGAGATCCTCTCGGATACCTTCGTCGAACGCTTGCGGGCGCGGGTGCGCAACGGCCAACCGGTGACCGGCCCGACCGAGCAATGGACGCCGCAGGACGGTGAGGACCCGGCCCACACCACCTCGTTTTCGGTCGGCGACAGCGAGGGCAACCTGATCTGCATCACCAACAGCCTGGGCGCGCCCTTCGGCAGCGGCATCGTGGTGCCGGGCACGGGGCTTTGCCTCAACAACTTCCTCTACTGGGCCGACGTCCAGACCGGCAGCCCCAACCGCTCCCGAGCCGGCTCGGAACTGCCGATGTGCATGTCGCCGAGCATCTCGACGAGGGACGGCAAGCCAGTGCTCGCGCTCGGCACGCCTGGCAGCTACGGCATCATGCAGACGCAAGCGCAGGCGATGGTGCAATATCTCGACTTCGCCCTGCCCTTGCAGGAGGCGATCGAGGCGCCGCGCGCCAGGCTCTGGGACGGCCGCTTCATCCAGGCCGAAAACCGCATCGCGCCGGAGACGATCGCCGAACTGCAGCGCCGTGGCCACGCGATCGAGGCCTTCGATGTCGGCTGGACGATGCGCTGCGGCGGCATGCAGGCGGTCGCGCGCGATCCCGCGACGGGGGTGATGACCGGGGCGGCTGATCCGCGGCGGGATGGGTATGTCGTGGCGGTGTGA
- a CDS encoding type II toxin-antitoxin system RelE/ParE family toxin yields MDIESIRHKALRNFAETGNAKGLPGNLVGRLRNMLAYLTAIETVEELKVPPNYGAHILTGDRDGVWSLTVTKNWRMTLRINEAVAIEDMDLEDYH; encoded by the coding sequence GTGGATATCGAGAGCATCAGACATAAGGCGCTCCGGAATTTCGCGGAGACAGGCAACGCCAAGGGGCTACCCGGCAACCTCGTCGGGCGGCTCCGGAACATGCTGGCCTATCTGACCGCGATCGAGACCGTAGAAGAGCTGAAAGTCCCGCCGAACTACGGAGCCCATATTCTGACGGGCGATCGGGACGGCGTCTGGTCGCTCACCGTGACGAAGAACTGGCGAATGACCCTTCGGATCAACGAAGCTGTCGCGATCGAGGACATGGACCTGGAGGATTATCACTGA
- a CDS encoding HigA family addiction module antitoxin, translated as MAIKLHPSFAVHPGEWLRTEIVAPHGLSVTVAAEKLGVTRQAMSNLLNGNAGLSAEMAIRFEKAFGLRADTMLRMQAAHDLAKARAHEKDIKVERVAAAA; from the coding sequence ATGGCCATCAAGCTTCACCCGAGCTTCGCCGTCCATCCCGGCGAATGGCTCAGGACCGAGATCGTCGCGCCGCATGGCCTCAGCGTCACCGTCGCGGCCGAGAAGCTGGGCGTGACCCGTCAGGCCATGAGCAACCTGCTGAACGGTAATGCCGGCCTGTCGGCAGAAATGGCGATCCGCTTCGAGAAGGCCTTCGGCCTGCGCGCCGACACGATGCTGCGGATGCAGGCCGCGCACGACCTCGCCAAGGCGCGGGCGCATGAGAAGGATATCAAGGTAGAGCGGGTCGCGGCGGCGGCGTGA